Within Anolis sagrei isolate rAnoSag1 chromosome X, rAnoSag1.mat, whole genome shotgun sequence, the genomic segment acacagaacccccatgacccacagaaaatagtcttttctaatggtctttggcaacccctctgacaccaactcacgacccccccccctggATGTCCCGACctccagcttgagaaacactgatcttgaGGGCTGTGCTTGTATCGGTGATGTGGCTCAGAGTTCTGAATAGTGCCCCTTCAAGCTCCTTGGACAGCATGCAGGGGTGTCAtacagccatcctcagaggcagcTGTACCAACAACAAAGCCCCCTCTGTTGGGTTCCACGTAAATACTTGAAGGTTCATGCTGCTGTCCTCCTGCCACCTCAATGCAGTTCCTTCCTTGCCAGGTTCCGGCGCTGCCTCATGAACCTCAATGATGCCATCTCCAACCTGATCGGTGCCAGCTTCTTCAACCTACTGGAAATCCCCTGTTTTGTGTTGGAGGAGAGCGAGGAGTGCATTGAGTGGCATTGGTGGGGCGGGTGAGTGTTCTGATGCCCCTTTGGGTTGGAAGGCTTTCCCATTCTTCCACCGGGGCATGGCTGAGAGTGGTGCCCAGCTGTGGGCGCCCTCTTTGCATCACGGAGCCTGGCTGAGAGGGCAGTGGGTGGCCTAGCTCTTATTGTCCTTCCCTCCCCAGGTGCAAGGAATATGGCTCCGTGCCCTTGGCTCACTTGGTCCAGCAGAGCCACTACCAGTCCCTTACACCAACCACCAAGCAGCCTAGGCTTGCCACCCAGCCATCCCGACATGGAAGGCGTCGACAGAAAGGCCGGAAGCAGAAGCTCCATTTGGAACCCAGTTCTGAACCAGATTGGCAACCCTCCCCAGCGGCCACAGCCTCAGGCCTGGCGCCCAGATTTGGCACTCCGTTAGAACCAGACCAATTGAAGATGACAACAGCTGGCATTTTGCCAACGGAACCCCCTAAGGTCCAGAAAGAAGAGGCCTCCTTGGATGCTGGGAGGCATAGTTCTGCTATCATCCCTGGGAGCCGAGGTGAGTGTCTGGCTACCCTTGGCAAGTGGACGCATTTCTGTTGGCACTGAGTTACCAGTTGGCACCTGTTTGGACTGATTTGGGGGCATATGGGACAAGGATAGTGGGGAGAAAGTTGGAAATGTGGGACAAATAAAACCAGACATGGTTTGAAGGCAGGTGTTCTGGGATTGCTTAGCAAGGCCACACAAAGtggttgaaataataataatgataataatataatataatttggacaaataaaatccagaatttGACAAGTTGGAGAAGTCATGGGCcaaagagaggaaagggcagCTGTAAATGTCAGAGCCTGGGAATAAATGGGAGGAAAGAGGATTTGATGGCCAGCTTGCAGGATTCCCCCAATTTTTTTGGCTTGTTGATGGAAAGATCTGTAGGGAACCATCAGTCCAATGTACCGAAGTCCCCTGGTATCATTTTCTCTGGATTCCTAAAGTccatttccctcctccccttgcACTTCTAACTATTGTTGTTGTCTTGCTTGTCTCTAGACATGGCGCAAAGTTGCAGCTGCTACCGGCGCCTGGACCAGTGCCCTTACCGGATCGGGCCCCATGAGATCAAGTACCAGCTGCACAACATGGATTCCCGAACCCTCTTTCACTGCAATTGTACCCGCCGGTGAGTGGCTGTCCCTGTTGCCAAGTATCACGCCAAGGCTGAGGAGGGTTTCCTTTTTCAGAGGAGTTTCAGGCATCCCCAGGGGCACAAAATGGGCACACTATTCTATAGGTTAAGCTTTCTTAGTAGTTGATGTGCCAGTCTTTCACAGGATTTAGAATTTGGCACCTCCGTGGCATCCATCTCCAATAAAggactatgatgttattatgagCTGGTCAAGCGATTGATGGGCATTCTCCTAACACAGGCCAGTTTTGATTTTGATGCCTTTCTCCTTCCAGGCTTGCCCGCTTCATGCGTCGGATGAAGGGCCTCAATGAAGTGGAAGGGCAAGTCTTGTCCGACTATGTCTCCACCTCTTGCTTTGTCTTGGAGACTCCACCAGAATGTCAGAATggccagcagcagcagcccaAGTGAGTACCAAGTGGCAGGACAGGGTTTGTTGGTAAGGAAGCAACTGAGTTGGAGGGAGAAAGCTAGGTAGTGGAACCAGGTGCCCAACAGGCCTTGGGAAGCTAGTGTGCCTCCATAGCCTTTCAAGAGATGCCCACTCCAGATAAAGAGTCTGATTATATAGAACAACCAAGTCTTAAAATGCCCCTTTCTTTTGGCATCAGCCACTGTGGGCTTCTAGGCACCGCCAGAGTTTTTTGGAATGGCATTTGAGGGCAAGCcatgtgtcagaggggtcaccaaagaccatcagaaaacacagtattttctgttgctcatgggggttctgtgtgggaagtctggcccaattccatcgctggtggggttcagaatgctctctgatagtagttgaactatgaatcccagcaaatacaactcccaaatgccaagatctattttccccaaactccaccagtgttcacattcagacatattgagtattcgtgccaagtttggtccagatcattgtttgagtctaccgtactctctggatgtaggtgaactacagctccaaaactcaaggtcaatgcccaccaaacccttccataattttctgttggtcatgggatttttgcatgccaagattggttcaatcccatcgttggtggagttcagaatgctctttgattgtaggtaaactataaatcccaggaactacaactcccaaataacaaaatcagtaCCCCtgccaaaccctaccagtattcaaatttgggcgtattggatatttgtgccaaatttggtccagtgaatgaaaatacatcctgactatatcagatatttacattacaattcttaacagtagcaaaattacagttacgaagtagcaacaacattaattttatggttgggggtcatcacaacatggggctgcggcattaggagggttgagaaccactgtgtttgAGTTTCCCAGAGCCAATCTCCATCTGTGCTTCTCTCTCACTTCCAGTTGCATTGGTGTTGGCAGAGCCCACCTGGCCCCCGCCCGGCACCTCACCAACCAGCTGACGGACAAGCTGTGGGGCAGCTCCCTCAAGGTGAAGCGTCAGGAACAGCGGGCCCCCGACCGACCCCTCCGGCTCTTCAGTAAATGTCGGCAGCTGGCACGAGCTGCCCGCCGtgcggtgcctcaccaaacctaAGAAGATGTCTTTGTCTTCATTTGCTGGGATGCCATTGTGGCAAACCCTGGCACCTTCATGGACTGAACCCCACGGGGACCCCCCTTTGAGGGCCGCTGCAGCTGAACCCTTTTGCCCATGGCACCGGTGGGCATAGTAAGACAATCCCTTGTTGCGGACCAAGGGCTGCCCTCTCAAAATGAGCAGTCATTGCTTCTTGGACTTGGTGAAAACGAAGGGGGAGCAGAAGCTGGTGAtgggggcaacttggaagttggAGAGCCGCTTGTTTCCAGAAAGCCTATAACTCCGCAGCCTCTATGGCAGCTTGGCATATGTCAGTTGCTCACTGGTGCAGGTGGGTGAATGGGAAAGGAGGGCAAGCACAGACCAGGGTTGGCATCCAGCAGCACTCCGTAtgtttgttggactacaactcccaaagtagGCTGCCACCCAGCTGGAGAGCCTTATTATGCCCGCCCTGGTGTGCCTTTTGGGGCATTTCTAAATGTTACAACCCTCGCCAGTCTGGCAGAGGGtgcagaatgctgggagttgtagtccagcagcaGAAGTGGCGTGCCATTCCCACTCTTTTTGCAGAAGTCTTTTGTACCACTGTACTTTTCACTTCTGGTACGGAAAGCAGAGCGGGCACTCTGCGCTTTGTGAATAATTTATTAGGAGGAGGTCGAATGGTTGCCTTTTAGACAACAGAGCATTAAAAGCCTTTTTTGCACTGGGCATGACGTGATGTTTGAATGCTTTTGGGGGCAAGCTGTAGAACCAATGAAAAGAAAGGAGTCTGAGTCATCtgaacaattattattaatattaataactatcattaatgttaatattattaGAAGCAACAATATCCCATCTTCCTCTCttcaagactcaaagtggctgaaTGATGTAGgtatatgggatttttttttgacaTTGCAAAGGGTAGTtctagaaatacaataaataaataaataaataaatacctccttGCGCAAGATGCAGGCAGTGGTACACAACAAGGAGACAGGACCCACAGGTTTGTTGATGTTTTATTAGGACAGGAGGGGAAAGAGGTTGGACAGATTGCATCAACTCTGAACTCGTCCCAGCGAAGGTCGAGGATCTGTCAGTTTGGGGAGACcagcccccctccttcccttccccccagAATCCCCTTGGtagctttcttcctcctcctcctccattccaAGGCACCTTGGCAAAGGTTTGACCCCCGGCTTCCTCTCCAACTCTCCTCTGACACTCTGCTTTAGCAGGAACCAGCCCTTTGCCACCCTCGGCATGCTGCCTGTGACATCTGCCAGCCTCCCTCTGGGAAGTGCTGTTGCACCCGCTCCAGAGCAACACAGCTGTGCCACCCTTGCCCCAGCTGCTGCATTGTCCTCTTGCCATCAAAATTGGGCCTTCCCGCCTCCAAATCATGCCCATCTCCCTGCCTCCCATTCAAAGCTTTCACGCCAAGTAGAAATGACTGACATCCCCTTGTGGCCTTTTCTGCTGTCCTTTGGTaattttcttatttcttattttcGGCAGCTCTTCCTTATCTTTCTGGAGGAGGGgatgccttttgccactctttcAACCCAAAAGGACAGGCAGGTGGCACTTGAGGGGATGGTGGGTAAGGAGGACTTCTGGGCAGAGGAGATCTGGTAGGCAAGTTGGGCAGTTGGCCAGGCAGGTGGTGGCAGCACTCGCCCACCGACAGCgggtgagagagagattgagaaagagGCACGCGACTGAGCAGGGAAAGGGCAAGGTTGGCGGGGAACACTGCAAGCATTAGAAGGGTTGGACGATGGGTTTGCCACCCCTTTAGAATCCCATGGGGTCCCAGCCTTGGGGGCTCTGGGACCCAGCTTCCTGGGGTGAGCTGCCAAAGAGCGCTGCCAAGCTGGAGGTGGGGCTGGTGGGGCTCATCCGGCGGGCGGGCAAGGCCTGCTCGGCACTCTCCCGGCGGTGCTGGAGATGGTGGGTGCTCATGACCTGGTCAAGGGTCTCCAGCCGTACAGCCGGCAGCAGGCCCAGGTTGCGGGGGTCGGCCCGGGCCAAGGGGCTGTCCTCAAAGCGCCAGGCGGTGGCGGTGCCCGCTGGGGATTTGGATCGCCGGCGCCGCTGATGCCGGGGGCTGTCCTTGGAGAACTGGATGCTGGGGATCTCACCCTTGAGGCGGGTGGCACTGCTTCGGCGGCGGGCCTGAGGTGAGGGGCTGCGGCTGGCGCCCTTCTCCCGGCTGGCAGGGCGCAGAATCAGGCCCTGGAATTTGGCAAGGCTGGGGCTGCGGCTGCGGTGGCGGCTCATCTTGCCTGGACTGGGGCTGCGGGACTTGGGGCCCAGGAGCACCAGGGTGCtgtcatcctcttcctcctccgatGTCGAGCTCGAACtgtctggtgggctgctgctgccCGGGTCCAGTGAGGGCATCGAAATCTAAAGCGAGAAAGAAAGGGAGTCAAAGGGCTTTTATGTGACGGTGATCCAGTCGTTGTCACCTTTTGGAGCACAGTACTGCTCTCCACAGTGAGATTCACACTCAGCTCTTTCCTCTCTTGCCCGGCTTCGATCCCCATTCCCTAACTGTGCAACTCTTGCCAGAACCCCCACCTTCCTTATCTCAGCTGCTTCGACCTTCCAAGTTCTAGTTGAAGGCACAAAATGGTAAAAACACCGGACTCCTTAATTCAGTTTTTACCAAAAGCAGCACTTTACTTtatttacacaaatatacatTCCATTcggagccccagtggcacagtgagctaaaccactgagccgctgaacttgctaaccgaaagatcgcaggttcaaatccgggagcggctttagctccagcttctgccaacctaactgttcaaaaacatgcaaatgtgagtagatcaataggtaccactccaacgggaaggtaatggcactctatgcagtcatgttggccatttaaccttggaggtgtctacggacaatgccggttcttcagcttacaaatggagatgaacactaacccccagagtcagacacggctggacttaatgtcaggggaaaaactttactttTGCTACATTCCATTCTCTGCTCATTCTCAATCACATCTTTCAAGCTGAGATAAGGAAGGTGATTTATCACAATTCTTTAACAGACAATATTGAAACAGCCATAAGCGGGCATCACACGTCACTGGTATGACGCCAGTGTAGCAAAATAAGAAATGTCATTCTCCAAAGTGAGATTTGCTCTCAGCTCAGCTCCAATAAACCCTCCAAGTTGTCACCCTA encodes:
- the PLA2G3 gene encoding group 3 secretory phospholipase A2, which codes for MAHARLFLAAALLTWGLARGSRDPDEAVRRVRRGWTMPGTLWCGAGHSAGNFSDLGVFQGPDVCCREHDHCEAQIPALGYRYGKRNLRLHTISHCDCDSRFRRCLMNLNDAISNLIGASFFNLLEIPCFVLEESEECIEWHWWGGCKEYGSVPLAHLVQQSHYQSLTPTTKQPRLATQPSRHGRRRQKGRKQKLHLEPSSEPDWQPSPAATASGLAPRFGTPLEPDQLKMTTAGILPTEPPKVQKEEASLDAGRHSSAIIPGSRDMAQSCSCYRRLDQCPYRIGPHEIKYQLHNMDSRTLFHCNCTRRLARFMRRMKGLNEVEGQVLSDYVSTSCFVLETPPECQNGQQQQPNCIGVGRAHLAPARHLTNQLTDKLWGSSLKVKRQEQRAPDRPLRLFSKCRQLARAARRAVPHQT